In Candidatus Poribacteria bacterium, a single window of DNA contains:
- a CDS encoding tetratricopeptide repeat protein, with the protein MKKRRRKPLQKHRNKPLQRIASRALHASVMLSQIEQTGPSTDKFVKGSKIAAGSGFFVAPYLIATNIHCVVGTTWVFVEPVSLPNTYPIESVVAFDDKMDLVILRVSVEGMPIPLADSDTVEMGEQIYAVRCVGGGIEEKGARGAVTEGTVHGIRQTDAHLRLKTSLSSGNSGGPVINKAGEVMGIAVAGGNPVGGRTEERIVEFAYAIPSNAIKSLLEEARTEEAFETWRERPRIRAYAEASQGYLKQNTGEYKAAIKHYTDALQHNPDLAAIYHNRGTLKNVLGHHKEAIADWDAALKCNPDLAEAYFNRGAAKNALGDFEGGIVDCSTAIDLHPDATPAYYNRALARMELKRYTEAIADYDKALELLLSKADAYGAYYNRALGKYLLGLEKAAQGDEAEAVELYHAAIPDYTQAIKVAPNRNLASKNYNNRGYAKYLIAEHESADGNMEEARILYEEAMIDSEEALKRDRRNAYAYCTRAVVLIAFDAYDAAIDDFDSAIKLDPGFAHAYHQRGLAKQAIGQQQEAEADLRKAKQLDPDVGKIS; encoded by the coding sequence TTGCACGCTTCTGTTATGCTTTCACAGATAGAACAGACCGGACCCTCGACGGATAAATTCGTGAAGGGGAGTAAGATAGCAGCAGGGAGTGGATTCTTCGTCGCCCCGTATCTGATAGCGACGAATATCCACTGTGTTGTAGGGACAACTTGGGTTTTTGTAGAACCTGTCAGTCTGCCCAACACGTACCCGATTGAGAGCGTGGTTGCGTTTGATGACAAAATGGACCTGGTCATTCTGCGTGTCTCCGTTGAAGGCATGCCGATCCCGCTTGCCGACAGCGATACCGTCGAGATGGGTGAACAGATTTATGCAGTGCGCTGCGTCGGTGGCGGTATAGAAGAAAAAGGCGCGAGAGGTGCCGTCACGGAAGGCACGGTACACGGCATCCGGCAAACAGACGCACATTTGCGCTTAAAAACGTCTTTGTCTTCCGGTAACAGCGGCGGACCAGTGATAAACAAGGCTGGCGAGGTTATGGGGATCGCTGTTGCTGGCGGTAACCCCGTTGGCGGACGTACAGAAGAGCGTATTGTAGAATTCGCTTACGCGATTCCTTCAAACGCCATCAAGTCCTTGCTTGAAGAAGCGAGAACAGAGGAGGCTTTTGAAACGTGGCGAGAACGTCCCCGCATCCGTGCCTATGCTGAAGCATCTCAAGGATACCTGAAGCAAAACACAGGCGAATACAAAGCAGCGATAAAACACTACACGGATGCGCTGCAACACAACCCGGATCTAGCAGCGATCTATCACAATCGTGGGACTCTAAAAAATGTCCTCGGGCACCACAAAGAAGCCATCGCTGACTGGGATGCTGCCCTGAAATGCAACCCAGACCTTGCAGAAGCGTACTTCAATCGGGGTGCCGCGAAGAACGCCTTGGGAGACTTTGAAGGCGGCATCGTCGACTGTAGTACTGCTATTGATCTCCATCCGGATGCGACCCCTGCCTATTACAATCGCGCCTTAGCACGAATGGAACTGAAGCGGTACACGGAGGCGATTGCAGACTACGACAAAGCCCTCGAACTTCTACTGAGTAAGGCAGACGCTTACGGTGCCTACTATAATCGCGCACTCGGGAAGTACCTCTTGGGATTAGAGAAAGCGGCGCAGGGGGATGAAGCGGAAGCTGTCGAACTCTATCACGCGGCGATCCCTGACTATACACAAGCCATCAAGGTCGCCCCGAACCGTAACCTCGCCAGTAAAAACTATAACAACCGCGGCTACGCGAAGTATCTCATCGCCGAACATGAATCTGCAGACGGAAATATGGAGGAAGCCCGAATTCTCTATGAAGAAGCAATGATCGACAGCGAGGAAGCACTCAAGCGTGATCGGAGAAATGCATACGCCTATTGCACTCGCGCAGTTGTACTGATCGCCTTCGACGCATACGATGCAGCGATAGATGACTTTGATAGTGCTATTAAACTGGACCCGGGGTTCGCGCACGCCTACCACCAGCGCGGACTTGCAAAGCAGGCGATTGGACAGCAGCAAGAAGCAGAGGCAGATTTGCGGAAAGCGAAGCAGTTAGACCCAGATGTAGGAAAAATAAGTTAA
- the murB gene encoding UDP-N-acetylmuramate dehydrogenase, with translation MDWQDALSDIIIHPNSRLRFKEPLAKHTYFGIGGEATAYIEVSTIDELSALAHFHRQWDVPIAIIGRGSNLLVSDTGFKGISVRLIGELAKSEVDGNTVSVGAGLSLPRLSKTMSRQGLSGVEFALGIPGSVGGALIMNAGAWGSSFGDVVTNVTVMDDTGELVNLTHAEAAFEYRHSGLDAYFCVTGATLELEPGDADAITEQMQAFYKQKVETQPFAEENAGCMFKNPPGDSAGRLIDISGLKGYRIGGAEVSTVHGNFILNIDNATATDVLDLVAHIQQQVREKTGISLQTEVKRLGFDAKVE, from the coding sequence ATGGATTGGCAAGACGCACTGTCGGACATCATAATACATCCCAACTCACGACTCCGGTTTAAGGAACCCCTCGCAAAACACACCTATTTCGGTATCGGCGGTGAAGCGACCGCCTACATTGAAGTCAGTACCATAGATGAACTATCAGCATTGGCACATTTTCACCGGCAGTGGGACGTTCCGATTGCGATTATTGGACGCGGATCAAATCTACTCGTGAGCGATACCGGCTTCAAAGGCATCAGTGTTCGGTTAATCGGTGAGTTAGCGAAATCGGAAGTTGATGGGAATACTGTTTCAGTCGGTGCGGGGCTTTCACTGCCGCGTCTTTCAAAAACGATGTCGCGACAGGGCTTGAGCGGTGTGGAATTCGCGCTCGGTATCCCCGGCTCCGTCGGCGGTGCTTTGATTATGAACGCTGGCGCATGGGGAAGCAGTTTCGGAGATGTCGTCACAAACGTCACAGTTATGGACGACACCGGTGAACTCGTCAATTTGACCCACGCCGAGGCAGCGTTTGAATACCGACACAGCGGTTTGGACGCGTATTTCTGTGTTACCGGTGCAACGCTCGAACTTGAACCCGGAGATGCTGACGCAATCACGGAGCAGATGCAGGCGTTCTATAAGCAGAAAGTGGAAACACAACCCTTCGCTGAAGAAAACGCTGGGTGTATGTTCAAAAACCCACCCGGCGATTCCGCGGGACGTTTAATCGACATCAGCGGGTTGAAAGGCTACCGCATCGGTGGTGCGGAGGTCTCCACGGTGCACGGAAATTTTATTCTCAATATCGACAATGCAACAGCAACAGATGTGTTGGACTTAGTCGCGCATATCCAACAACAGGTACGCGAAAAGACCGGCATCTCGCTCCAGACAGAGGTCAAACGACTGGGGTTTGACGCTAAGGTCGAATAA
- a CDS encoding starvation-sensing protein RspA — MKITDVKTILTAPNGTRLVVVKIETSEPGLYGIGCATFTQRPLAVATAVDEYLKPFLIGKDPTNIEDIFQTSFVSSYWRNGPVLNNALSGVDIALWDIMGKRANMPVYQLLGGKCREAATLYAHAGGGTFEEVEESIRRYTEQGYRYVRAQVAIPGYSTYGAGGGKRSSPAFEPTPYVNTIIKLFDHLRTHLGDEVELLHDVHERIPPIQAINLAKGLEPYNLFFLEDPFAPEDVDYFQLMRQQTSIPIAMGELFNNPNEYVHLIKDRLIDFIRVHISQIGGISPARKLAAFCEFFGVRTAWHGPGDVSPVGHAANVALDLACYNFGIQEQHVFGENTKEVFPGCPEIRDGCFWVNEAPGLGIDLNEELAARFPFPEDPLNGSWAPVRRMDGTVIRP; from the coding sequence ATGAAGATTACAGATGTAAAAACGATTCTGACAGCACCGAATGGCACCCGGCTCGTCGTTGTTAAAATTGAAACGAGTGAACCCGGCTTATACGGCATCGGTTGTGCGACGTTTACACAGCGTCCACTTGCCGTGGCGACAGCAGTCGATGAGTATCTCAAACCCTTTCTCATCGGGAAAGATCCGACGAACATAGAGGACATCTTCCAGACCAGTTTTGTCAGTTCCTATTGGCGAAATGGACCGGTGCTGAACAACGCTCTCAGCGGTGTGGACATCGCCTTGTGGGACATCATGGGCAAGCGTGCTAACATGCCTGTTTATCAACTGCTCGGTGGTAAATGTCGTGAGGCTGCAACGCTTTATGCGCATGCAGGGGGCGGCACTTTTGAAGAGGTAGAAGAGAGCATCCGGCGTTATACGGAACAAGGCTATCGCTATGTCCGGGCGCAGGTGGCAATACCCGGCTATTCAACTTACGGTGCAGGCGGAGGAAAGCGGAGTTCGCCTGCCTTTGAACCGACCCCTTATGTCAATACCATCATTAAACTCTTCGATCATTTGCGGACACACCTCGGCGACGAGGTGGAACTCCTCCACGATGTGCATGAACGGATCCCACCTATCCAAGCAATTAATCTTGCGAAAGGATTGGAGCCGTATAACCTCTTTTTCCTTGAAGACCCGTTTGCTCCAGAGGATGTTGACTATTTTCAACTGATGCGTCAGCAGACGAGTATCCCGATTGCAATGGGTGAATTGTTCAATAATCCGAATGAATACGTTCACCTTATCAAGGATCGGCTTATTGATTTCATCCGGGTGCATATCTCACAGATAGGTGGTATCAGTCCGGCACGTAAACTCGCTGCGTTCTGTGAATTTTTCGGCGTACGAACCGCATGGCACGGCCCAGGTGATGTTTCTCCGGTCGGGCATGCCGCCAATGTCGCATTGGATTTGGCGTGCTATAACTTCGGTATTCAGGAGCAGCACGTCTTCGGTGAGAATACCAAAGAGGTCTTTCCGGGGTGTCCTGAAATTCGAGATGGTTGTTTTTGGGTAAATGAGGCACCGGGACTCGGTATTGATTTAAACGAGGAACTCGCCGCACGATTCCCATTCCCGGAAGACCCACTCAACGGCAGTTGGGCACCCGTGCGTCGGATGGATGGAACGGTTATTCGACCTTAG
- a CDS encoding hydantoinase/oxoprolinase family protein — MHNHHAVFLTENRGEVTSPLKNIGVDTGGTFTDIVMRVDGDLFTHKVLSTPQNPAYAVIQGVDEILRLHDTDAEGLEIVHGSTVATNALLERRGARIALVTTKGFEDILEIGRQARPNLYDFFVERPAPLVPADRRFGISERTLHTGEIQTEIEPTDLDALASKLSALELDAIAICFLFAYVNPQNEQIVAKHLTQFGIPISCSHEVLPEYREYARFSTTVANAYIRPTLERHLSTLIESEQFPKSFRLMLSNGGSVSARIFQRSLQAENLLYRGEAAGIRTVLSGPAGGVLGAYQIAKTAGYDQIITFDMGGTSTDVSLCHDGISLTTESTISGLPIKVPLIDIHTVGAGGGSIATVDTGGALRVGPESAGADPGPICYGNIGEDITVTDANLYLGRIAATQFLGGAMSLDTDKPRLYIERFAARLGIPPLQAADGILKVANAAMERAIKVISVERGFDTRDFTLVSFGGAGGLHAAFMAENLGIGTILIPPNGGLLSAYGMLFADVVKDYSQTVLWRFEENSEDGSSLVEALNTGFNALLARAEGEMETEGFAPHQLKVNRSLDMRYEGQSYELNIPCFTEKHARPNEIEALVEEFHAAHVQRFGYARTGAPVEVVNLRLTAIGETDKPLIQSLPLADADASEAFTVQNPVIFEGEVLPTGFYRREALRPGNRIVGPAIVTEFSATTVVPPDFSAVVDAYQNLILTKR, encoded by the coding sequence ATGCATAACCACCACGCAGTCTTTTTAACCGAAAATAGGGGCGAGGTAACCTCGCCCCTAAAAAATATAGGTGTTGATACGGGTGGCACTTTCACAGACATCGTGATGCGTGTTGATGGGGACCTGTTTACGCACAAAGTCCTTTCGACTCCCCAAAACCCTGCATACGCAGTGATACAAGGCGTAGATGAAATCTTACGCCTGCACGATACCGATGCTGAAGGATTGGAGATTGTCCACGGCTCTACGGTAGCGACAAACGCGCTATTGGAGCGGAGAGGCGCGCGTATTGCCCTCGTCACGACGAAAGGTTTTGAGGACATCTTGGAGATAGGCAGACAGGCACGCCCAAATCTCTACGATTTCTTCGTGGAACGTCCAGCACCGCTCGTTCCTGCCGACAGACGTTTCGGTATATCGGAACGAACACTGCACACCGGCGAAATCCAAACCGAGATTGAACCCACTGATTTGGACGCGCTCGCGTCCAAACTCTCCGCATTGGAACTTGATGCCATCGCGATCTGTTTCCTCTTTGCTTATGTCAACCCACAAAACGAACAGATCGTTGCGAAACACCTCACACAATTTGGGATACCGATTTCGTGTTCACACGAAGTCCTACCTGAATACCGAGAATATGCGCGTTTCAGTACCACTGTTGCGAATGCGTACATCCGTCCCACTTTGGAACGGCATCTCTCTACGCTGATAGAATCAGAACAATTCCCGAAATCATTCCGTCTGATGCTTTCCAACGGTGGCAGCGTTTCTGCAAGAATTTTTCAGCGTAGTTTGCAAGCTGAAAACTTGCTATATAGAGGCGAGGCTGCTGGTATCCGCACTGTTCTCTCCGGTCCCGCTGGAGGTGTTCTTGGTGCGTATCAGATTGCCAAAACTGCCGGTTACGACCAAATCATTACATTTGATATGGGTGGCACTTCAACGGATGTGAGTCTCTGTCATGACGGCATATCACTGACGACGGAAAGCACGATTAGTGGACTTCCGATCAAGGTACCACTCATTGATATCCACACCGTCGGTGCAGGCGGTGGCTCCATCGCGACTGTGGATACCGGCGGGGCGTTACGCGTGGGACCGGAGAGTGCAGGAGCAGATCCAGGTCCAATCTGCTATGGGAATATTGGCGAAGACATCACGGTAACCGACGCGAACCTCTACTTGGGACGTATCGCGGCAACGCAGTTTTTGGGCGGTGCGATGTCCCTTGACACCGATAAGCCGCGCCTGTACATTGAAAGGTTCGCAGCGCGTCTCGGTATCCCACCACTGCAAGCTGCAGACGGTATTCTCAAAGTTGCCAATGCAGCGATGGAACGCGCGATCAAGGTTATCTCTGTAGAGCGCGGATTTGATACGCGCGATTTCACACTCGTTTCCTTTGGGGGTGCTGGTGGTTTGCATGCCGCATTTATGGCGGAGAACCTCGGCATTGGGACAATCCTGATCCCACCGAACGGCGGTTTACTCTCTGCTTATGGGATGCTTTTCGCTGATGTCGTTAAGGATTATTCACAGACGGTGCTATGGCGGTTTGAAGAGAATAGCGAGGACGGCAGCAGTCTGGTTGAAGCGTTGAATACCGGTTTTAACGCGCTCTTAGCCCGCGCAGAAGGTGAGATGGAAACGGAAGGCTTCGCCCCCCATCAACTTAAAGTCAATCGCTCTCTTGATATGCGATATGAAGGGCAATCTTATGAGTTAAATATCCCCTGTTTTACCGAGAAACACGCGCGTCCAAACGAGATAGAGGCACTTGTCGAAGAATTTCACGCTGCACATGTTCAGCGGTTTGGCTATGCTCGAACTGGTGCTCCGGTGGAAGTGGTAAACCTCAGACTCACGGCTATCGGGGAGACAGACAAACCTCTAATCCAATCCTTGCCTCTTGCAGATGCCGATGCTTCTGAGGCGTTTACCGTTCAGAACCCTGTTATATTTGAGGGTGAAGTGCTCCCAACCGGTTTCTATCGCCGCGAGGCATTGCGTCCCGGCAACCGAATTGTAGGTCCTGCGATTGTAACGGAATTTAGCGCGACGACTGTGGTCCCTCCAGATTTTTCTGCTGTTGTTGATGCGTATCAGAATCTAATTTTGACCAAAAGATAG
- a CDS encoding phosphoglycerate dehydrogenase — protein MNGLKIVVPGDLPPQIQGSPHLERLKPYGDVVLYTDRPETPEEKILRAEDADILINSRGIVKWPAEILRQLPKLKLISLCSIGTDMIALDEAKQQGITVCNQPGRTAPVVAEHGFGLMFALAKRAAFLTASMKAGGWPRMDNVYLQGKTLGIIGTGHIGAEMARLGRTIGMDVIAWTYNPSEARAEALGVRFVSLDELLQTSDVVSLHVRLTEESHHLIAAPELSLMKRGALLINVARGGVIDTEALISALNSGHLGGAAIDVYDEEPLPANHPLLECEQVILTPHCADMTPEGVELLNEGAVDNIIAFLEGMPQNVVV, from the coding sequence GTGAACGGACTCAAGATTGTTGTACCCGGTGATTTACCACCGCAAATTCAAGGCTCACCGCATCTGGAACGCCTGAAACCTTATGGCGATGTTGTTCTCTACACTGACCGACCCGAAACTCCTGAAGAGAAAATTCTCCGTGCCGAAGATGCGGATATCCTCATCAATTCACGCGGAATCGTCAAATGGCCCGCGGAAATCTTACGTCAACTTCCAAAACTTAAGTTAATCTCGCTCTGCTCTATCGGTACTGATATGATTGCCCTTGACGAGGCAAAGCAGCAGGGAATTACCGTTTGTAATCAACCCGGACGTACCGCTCCAGTTGTAGCAGAACACGGGTTTGGACTGATGTTTGCACTTGCCAAACGGGCAGCGTTCCTTACTGCGTCTATGAAGGCAGGCGGATGGCCCCGTATGGATAACGTTTACCTTCAAGGGAAAACCTTGGGGATTATTGGCACTGGGCATATCGGTGCGGAGATGGCACGCCTCGGACGCACCATCGGGATGGATGTGATCGCCTGGACGTATAACCCTTCAGAAGCACGCGCAGAGGCGTTGGGAGTTCGATTTGTTTCTCTTGATGAACTGCTCCAGACTTCCGATGTCGTCAGTTTGCATGTTAGACTAACAGAGGAGAGTCACCACCTCATCGCTGCACCTGAGCTCAGTTTGATGAAACGCGGAGCACTTTTAATCAACGTCGCACGCGGCGGTGTGATTGATACAGAGGCATTGATCTCTGCTTTGAACAGTGGGCATCTCGGTGGTGCTGCGATTGATGTCTATGACGAAGAGCCACTCCCCGCGAACCATCCGCTTTTGGAGTGCGAGCAGGTGATTCTGACACCGCATTGTGCCGACATGACACCGGAAGGTGTTGAACTCCTTAACGAAGGTGCCGTGGACAATATCATCGCCTTTCTGGAAGGGATGCCGCAAAATGTGGTTGTCTAA
- a CDS encoding iron-containing alcohol dehydrogenase gives MPTTLTLPPTIITGAGASENVGEQAKQLGATNALIVTDPGIAKIGYADKIAQNLQSTGISSTCFSDVTPDPTLQNVQDGLKQYSDEACDVIVSIGGGSAIDCGKGIAMKLTNDGDFADYMGVDKIPNPGAPLIAIPTTGGTGSEVSKVTVITDTERNVKMMLSSACLLAHVALVDPLLSLTTPPHLTAAVGVDALTHAIEAYISKRAQPITDALALKAIEMISGSLRQAWADGENIPARTDMMIGASIAGMAFSNSSVALVHGMSRPIGAYFHIHHGLSNSVLLRDVMEFSVVGAPARFADIAWAMGEPIDGLSAMAQADAAIAAVERLVTDIQMPRLGEIGIDMEKFEEVIEQMAADAIASGSPANNPRQATVEDIVALYRQCF, from the coding sequence TTGCCTACAACACTAACACTCCCACCGACGATAATTACAGGCGCAGGCGCGTCTGAAAACGTCGGCGAACAGGCGAAGCAACTCGGTGCAACAAATGCACTCATCGTAACCGATCCGGGAATCGCTAAAATCGGATACGCCGATAAGATTGCGCAAAATTTACAAAGTACTGGAATCAGTAGCACTTGCTTCTCCGATGTAACACCCGATCCAACTTTACAGAACGTGCAAGACGGCTTGAAGCAATACAGTGATGAAGCCTGTGATGTCATTGTTAGCATCGGTGGTGGCAGCGCAATTGACTGCGGAAAAGGCATCGCCATGAAATTGACGAACGATGGGGATTTCGCTGATTACATGGGTGTGGATAAAATACCGAATCCGGGTGCACCCTTGATTGCGATCCCAACGACAGGCGGGACAGGCAGCGAGGTCTCCAAGGTTACTGTCATTACCGATACTGAACGAAATGTCAAGATGATGCTCAGTAGTGCTTGTCTGCTGGCGCATGTCGCACTCGTGGACCCATTGTTGTCCCTCACAACACCGCCACATTTAACTGCAGCGGTCGGTGTTGATGCGTTGACGCACGCCATAGAGGCGTACATCTCCAAGCGCGCCCAACCGATAACCGACGCGCTCGCGTTGAAGGCAATTGAGATGATTTCGGGTTCACTTCGGCAGGCATGGGCGGATGGCGAAAACATCCCTGCCCGCACGGATATGATGATCGGTGCGTCCATCGCAGGTATGGCGTTCAGCAATTCGTCTGTCGCTTTAGTCCACGGGATGTCCCGTCCAATCGGTGCCTATTTCCACATTCACCATGGACTCTCGAACTCGGTGCTGTTACGCGATGTGATGGAATTTAGCGTTGTCGGTGCGCCCGCGCGTTTCGCTGATATTGCATGGGCGATGGGTGAACCGATTGATGGATTGTCCGCAATGGCGCAAGCGGACGCAGCGATTGCCGCTGTGGAACGACTCGTCACCGATATTCAGATGCCGCGGCTCGGCGAAATCGGTATTGATATGGAAAAATTTGAAGAGGTTATCGAACAGATGGCAGCGGATGCTATTGCGAGCGGAAGTCCGGCGAATAACCCGCGGCAGGCTACGGTTGAAGATATAGTTGCCCTCTACCGTCAGTGTTTTTAA
- a CDS encoding type II toxin-antitoxin system HicA family toxin, protein MAINYSRLRSLRARKLIRALKKDGFYEERSKGGLRLFKHPDGRRITIHLHNMGQTFAVGTLKAIIEEQAEWTETDLERLGLL, encoded by the coding sequence ATGGCGATCAATTACAGTCGTTTACGCTCACTCAGAGCACGAAAATTGATACGTGCTTTGAAAAAAGACGGGTTTTATGAAGAAAGAAGCAAAGGAGGTCTCCGTCTATTTAAACATCCGGATGGGCGAAGAATAACCATCCATCTCCACAATATGGGTCAAACTTTTGCCGTTGGTACGCTCAAAGCTATCATTGAGGAGCAAGCAGAGTGGACGGAGACGGACCTTGAACGTCTTGGGCTGCTTTAA
- a CDS encoding type II toxin-antitoxin system HicB family antitoxin has protein sequence MKTYTFEVVIEEDEWLDERIKDPVWRAYIPTLVHQGASSWGYTQKEALKNLKDAVDLLIESLLEHGEEHLLESIVQHEKEITSKSCSHIRVSDVPLIAVTI, from the coding sequence GTGAAAACGTATACATTTGAGGTTGTCATAGAAGAGGACGAGTGGCTTGATGAGCGAATTAAGGACCCTGTTTGGCGGGCATATATTCCCACACTGGTGCATCAAGGTGCTTCAAGTTGGGGATATACGCAAAAAGAGGCTTTAAAGAATTTGAAAGACGCTGTTGATTTACTTATTGAATCGCTTTTAGAACATGGCGAGGAGCATCTTTTAGAGTCAATAGTCCAGCATGAAAAAGAAATTACTTCTAAATCCTGCTCACACATTCGGGTCAGCGATGTGCCTTTAATTGCTGTAACAATCTAA
- the purH gene encoding bifunctional phosphoribosylaminoimidazolecarboxamide formyltransferase/IMP cyclohydrolase — protein MKKIERALISVYDKTNLLEIATALAQRGVEILSTGGTARHLRDAGIDILDVSDYTGFPEMLDGRVKTLHPKIHGGLLAERDNAEHSAQTEAHGITPIDMVICNLYPFEATVAKPDVTLPEAIENIDIGGPTMIRAAAKNYRHVAVLTAASQYPQVIADLDANDGCLSEERRFELAKTAFAHTAQYDTAIAAYLINNDSPLIRGIRGVDRSEDSEPDEFTNDLTLRFKKERTLRYGENPHQRAAFYKTETTPGASAAWAKQLSGQPLSFNNLLDLEAALEIVKDFENPTCAIIKHNNPCGLATAGTLQDAFTNALECDRTSAFGSIVGLNRKVTIQTANIIREAANAGVKIDAIIAPSYTEKALRALSRVKRRPILEAGSLSGAEPVLQVRNVTGGVLVQDSDVHDLRADDLEVATSRAPTEADIESLLFAWRACKHVKSNCILLAQGTQSVGIGAGQMSRVDAAIIAIRKAGGRAKGAVLASDAYFPFPDGVEIAGEAGITAIIQPGGSVNDAPVIETADAYGIAMVLTGVRHFRH, from the coding sequence ATGAAAAAGATAGAACGCGCTTTGATCAGCGTCTACGACAAAACCAATCTTTTGGAAATAGCAACTGCACTTGCCCAACGTGGTGTAGAAATTCTCTCCACCGGTGGGACTGCCCGACACCTCCGAGACGCAGGGATCGACATCCTTGATGTTTCCGATTATACCGGCTTTCCTGAAATGTTGGATGGTAGAGTCAAAACGCTTCATCCCAAGATTCATGGAGGACTCCTCGCTGAACGGGATAATGCGGAACACAGTGCCCAAACGGAAGCACACGGCATCACCCCGATTGATATGGTAATATGCAATCTATATCCGTTTGAGGCAACCGTCGCTAAACCGGACGTGACACTCCCCGAAGCGATTGAAAACATTGACATCGGTGGTCCAACGATGATTCGTGCTGCAGCGAAAAATTATCGACATGTCGCCGTCCTCACAGCTGCGAGTCAATATCCACAAGTTATCGCTGACCTTGATGCGAATGACGGTTGCCTTTCCGAGGAGAGACGATTTGAATTGGCAAAAACAGCGTTTGCGCACACCGCACAGTATGACACCGCAATTGCCGCCTATCTCATCAATAATGATTCCCCCCTGATAAGGGGGATTAGGGGGGTTGATAGATCAGAGGACTCCGAACCGGACGAATTCACCAATGACCTAACGCTCCGGTTCAAGAAGGAACGCACACTCCGCTACGGTGAAAATCCGCATCAGCGCGCCGCTTTCTATAAAACTGAAACCACCCCTGGCGCATCCGCAGCGTGGGCGAAACAATTGAGTGGACAACCTCTCTCCTTCAATAACCTTCTTGATTTAGAAGCCGCCTTAGAGATCGTCAAAGACTTTGAGAACCCCACGTGTGCCATCATAAAGCATAACAACCCGTGTGGACTCGCGACAGCTGGCACCCTACAAGATGCCTTCACAAACGCATTGGAATGTGACCGGACCTCTGCTTTCGGTTCGATTGTGGGTTTAAATCGTAAGGTGACAATCCAGACCGCGAACATAATCCGCGAAGCCGCGAACGCAGGCGTGAAGATTGATGCAATTATCGCACCGAGTTATACCGAAAAGGCACTGCGTGCTTTGTCTCGTGTCAAGCGCAGACCTATTCTTGAAGCTGGATCGCTTTCGGGGGCGGAACCTGTCTTGCAGGTTCGTAATGTTACCGGCGGGGTGCTGGTTCAAGACTCGGATGTTCACGACTTGCGTGCTGATGATTTAGAGGTAGCGACCTCCCGCGCACCAACGGAAGCGGATATAGAATCCCTACTTTTCGCGTGGAGGGCGTGTAAACACGTCAAGTCTAACTGCATTCTGTTAGCACAAGGTACACAAAGTGTCGGTATCGGGGCAGGACAGATGAGCCGAGTGGATGCTGCTATTATCGCTATTCGGAAAGCGGGCGGGAGAGCGAAAGGTGCTGTGTTAGCCTCGGATGCCTATTTCCCATTTCCGGATGGCGTTGAGATTGCGGGTGAGGCGGGCATCACGGCGATTATTCAGCCGGGCGGTTCCGTCAACGACGCACCTGTGATTGAAACCGCGGACGCTTACGGTATTGCAATGGTGCTGACAGGTGTCCGACATTTCCGGCATTAG